A part of Amycolatopsis lurida genomic DNA contains:
- the ybeY gene encoding rRNA maturation RNase YbeY: protein MSIEIANESGVNVDEASIVSAARFALDKMEVSPLAELSILLVTLEVMEDLHERWMDLPGPTDVMAFPMDELDSSRRPDAPDASPALLGDIVLCPAFAKDQAKTAGHSLIDELHLLTTHGVLHLLGYDHAEPAEEREMFGLQKRILGEFQAAVAALNKRDAQRSADDRLLGTAGLDAVPADEPPA, encoded by the coding sequence ATGAGCATCGAGATCGCCAATGAATCGGGCGTGAACGTCGACGAGGCCTCCATAGTGTCGGCCGCCCGGTTCGCGCTCGACAAGATGGAGGTCAGCCCGCTCGCCGAGCTGTCCATCCTGCTCGTCACCCTCGAGGTGATGGAGGACCTGCACGAGCGGTGGATGGACCTGCCCGGTCCCACCGACGTGATGGCCTTCCCGATGGACGAGCTCGACTCGTCGCGCCGCCCCGACGCGCCGGACGCCTCGCCCGCGCTGCTCGGCGACATCGTGCTGTGCCCGGCGTTCGCGAAAGACCAGGCCAAGACGGCGGGGCATTCGCTGATCGACGAGCTGCACCTGCTCACCACGCACGGCGTGCTGCACCTGCTCGGCTACGACCACGCCGAGCCCGCCGAGGAACGCGAGATGTTCGGCCTGCAGAAGCGGATCCTCGGCGAGTTCCAGGCGGCCGTGGCCGCGCTCAACAAGCGCGACGCGCAGCGTTCCGCGGACGACAGGCTCCTCGGGACCGCCGGTCTCGACGCCGTGCCCGCCGACGAACCTCCGGCCTAG
- a CDS encoding PhoH family protein, translating to MAGTVPGEAARPDVPADVIPTKTDEAAITEAAQSRFPIPDAAALSLLGSRDENLRVAEELLAADVHVRGNEVTLTGAPADVAFAERVFAELVTLAGRGQQVDPATVRRTVGMLSTGDHESPAEVLSMNIISRRGKTIRPKTLNQKRYVDAIDKHTIVFGIGPAGTGKTYLAMAKAVQALQAKQVTRIVLTRPAVEAGERLGYLPGTLNEKIDPYLRPLYDALHDMVEPESIPRLMQAGTIEIAPLAYMRGRTLNDAFIILDEAQNTTPEQMKMFLTRLGFGAKIVVTGDVTQVDLPNGQKSGLRVVRDILEGVEDLHFAQLTSQDVVRHKLVGDIVDAYEKWQALQDSQDKGNGWKGQRRS from the coding sequence GTGGCCGGAACCGTACCGGGTGAAGCCGCCCGACCCGACGTTCCCGCGGACGTCATCCCGACGAAGACCGACGAGGCCGCGATCACCGAGGCGGCCCAGTCCCGATTCCCCATCCCCGACGCCGCCGCGCTCAGCCTGCTCGGCTCGAGGGATGAGAACCTTCGCGTCGCCGAGGAACTCCTCGCCGCCGATGTCCACGTCCGGGGCAACGAGGTCACCCTGACCGGCGCCCCCGCCGACGTCGCCTTCGCGGAGCGGGTCTTCGCCGAGCTCGTGACACTCGCCGGCCGCGGCCAGCAGGTCGACCCGGCCACCGTCCGCCGCACCGTAGGCATGCTCTCCACCGGTGACCACGAGTCACCGGCCGAAGTGCTGAGCATGAACATCATCTCCCGGCGCGGCAAGACGATCCGGCCCAAGACGCTCAACCAGAAGCGCTACGTCGACGCCATCGACAAGCACACGATCGTCTTCGGCATCGGCCCCGCCGGTACCGGCAAGACGTACCTCGCCATGGCGAAGGCCGTCCAGGCTCTGCAGGCGAAGCAGGTCACCCGCATCGTGCTGACCCGCCCGGCCGTCGAAGCCGGTGAGCGCCTCGGCTACCTGCCGGGCACGCTCAACGAAAAGATCGACCCGTACCTGCGCCCGCTCTACGACGCGCTGCACGACATGGTCGAGCCCGAGTCGATCCCGCGGCTGATGCAGGCGGGCACCATCGAGATCGCGCCGCTGGCGTACATGCGCGGCCGCACTCTCAACGACGCGTTCATCATCCTCGACGAAGCGCAGAACACCACGCCGGAACAGATGAAGATGTTCCTCACCCGGCTCGGGTTCGGCGCCAAGATCGTCGTCACCGGCGACGTCACGCAGGTCGACCTCCCCAACGGCCAGAAGAGCGGCCTGCGGGTGGTCCGCGACATCCTCGAAGGTGTCGAGGACCTGCACTTCGCCCAGCTCACCAGCCAGGACGTGGTGCGGCACAAGCTGGTCGGCGACATCGTCGACGCGTACGAGAAGTGGCAGGCGCTGCAGGACAGCCAGGACAAGGGCAACGGCTGGAAAGGGCAACGCCGTTCATGA
- a CDS encoding histidine triad nucleotide-binding protein — protein sequence MSDAETLFERIIAGEIPSEKVYEDETTYAFRDIAPQARVHVLVVPKKRYRNLAELASGDPQLLADVASTARKVAEIEGIAESGYRVVFNTDGDAGQTVFHVHAHVLGGEQLGHFGR from the coding sequence ATGAGTGACGCGGAGACGTTGTTCGAGCGGATCATCGCGGGGGAGATCCCGTCCGAGAAGGTGTATGAGGACGAGACGACGTATGCGTTCCGGGACATAGCGCCGCAGGCTCGGGTGCATGTGCTCGTGGTGCCGAAGAAGCGGTACAGGAACTTGGCCGAGCTGGCTTCCGGTGACCCGCAACTCCTCGCCGACGTGGCCTCGACGGCCCGTAAGGTCGCGGAGATCGAGGGGATCGCCGAGTCCGGGTACCGGGTGGTGTTCAACACCGACGGTGACGCCGGGCAGACCGTCTTCCACGTGCACGCGCACGTGCTCGGCGGCGAGCAGCTGGGGCATTTCGGCCGCTGA
- a CDS encoding 16S rRNA (uracil(1498)-N(3))-methyltransferase, whose protein sequence is MPETTLPVFLTAALPGSGRTTLDGEEARHAATVRRLRVGERLVLSDGEGGMARCVVEAVQAGRDAALTLAIEEHWTEEPPALRVIVAQALAKGDRGELAVELATEAGADAIVPWRAARSVARWEEGTRGDKALTRWRTTARAAAKQARRAHVPEVAEPVTTRELAELAQTVSRALVLESGITTRLTEIELPAQGDILLVVGPEGGITDEELSTLSDAGATAIRLGPTVLRTSTAAAVALGALGVLTERWK, encoded by the coding sequence GTGCCCGAGACGACACTGCCGGTCTTCCTCACCGCCGCGCTGCCCGGCTCCGGGCGCACCACGCTCGACGGTGAGGAAGCCCGGCACGCCGCCACCGTCCGCCGTCTGCGCGTCGGCGAACGTCTCGTGCTTTCCGACGGCGAAGGCGGCATGGCGCGCTGTGTCGTCGAGGCCGTCCAGGCGGGCCGCGACGCGGCGCTCACCCTCGCCATCGAAGAACACTGGACCGAGGAACCACCCGCCCTGCGCGTCATCGTCGCCCAGGCACTCGCGAAGGGCGACCGCGGCGAACTCGCCGTCGAACTCGCCACCGAGGCCGGCGCCGACGCCATCGTCCCCTGGCGCGCCGCGCGCAGCGTCGCCCGCTGGGAAGAAGGAACCCGCGGCGACAAAGCCCTCACCCGCTGGCGCACCACCGCCCGCGCCGCCGCCAAACAAGCCCGCCGCGCCCACGTCCCCGAAGTCGCCGAACCCGTCACCACTCGTGAACTCGCCGAGCTCGCCCAGACCGTTTCCCGGGCACTGGTCCTCGAATCCGGCATCACCACCCGCCTCACCGAGATCGAACTCCCGGCACAAGGCGACATCCTCCTCGTCGTCGGCCCTGAAGGCGGCATCACCGACGAAGAACTGAGCACCCTCAGCGACGCCGGCGCGACCGCCATTCGGTTGGGCCCCACCGTTTTGCGCACCTCCACCGCCGCCGCCGTGGCACTCGGGGCGCTAGGGGTTCTCACAGAACGCTGGAAGTGA
- the dnaJ gene encoding molecular chaperone DnaJ has product MARDYYGILGVAKNATDQEIKRAYRKLARELHPDVNPSEDAQHRFGEVTTAYEVLSDPQKRKVVDLGGDPMDGGARGGGGGGDPFSGFGGLGDIMDAFFGAAGGGGGRGRGPRSRVQPGSDALIRLGLTLEECATGVDREITVDTAIVCDLCRGAGAAEGTGTKTCDTCGGAGEVQSVQRSFLGQVVTARPCPVCRGFGEVIPDPCRQCGGDGRVRARRNVTAKIPPGVGDGMRIRLSGQGEVGPGGGPAGDLYVEIDEAPHEVFVRQGNDLHCNFRIPMTTAALGATVPIETLIDGDYELDIEPGTQPATELVLTAKGMPRLRSSGRVDGRGDLHVHIDVVVPTKLDDAQRDLLVELAQQRGEDVPSLASNGSKPGGLFSKLRTKNHR; this is encoded by the coding sequence GTGGCGAGGGACTATTACGGCATTCTCGGGGTTGCGAAGAACGCGACGGATCAGGAGATCAAGCGCGCGTACCGCAAACTGGCCCGTGAACTGCACCCCGACGTCAACCCGTCGGAAGACGCTCAGCACCGCTTCGGCGAGGTGACCACCGCGTACGAGGTGCTGTCCGACCCGCAGAAGCGCAAGGTCGTCGACCTCGGCGGCGACCCGATGGACGGCGGCGCCCGCGGCGGCGGCGGCGGCGGAGACCCGTTCTCGGGCTTCGGCGGCCTCGGCGACATCATGGACGCCTTCTTCGGCGCCGCCGGTGGTGGTGGCGGTCGCGGACGTGGCCCGCGCAGCCGCGTGCAGCCTGGCTCCGACGCGCTCATCCGCCTCGGCCTCACCCTCGAGGAATGCGCCACCGGCGTCGACCGCGAGATCACCGTCGACACCGCCATCGTCTGCGACCTGTGCCGCGGCGCCGGCGCGGCCGAAGGCACCGGCACCAAGACCTGCGACACCTGCGGCGGTGCGGGTGAGGTCCAGTCCGTGCAGCGGTCCTTCCTCGGTCAGGTCGTCACGGCCCGTCCTTGCCCGGTCTGCCGCGGCTTCGGTGAGGTCATCCCCGACCCCTGCCGCCAGTGCGGCGGCGACGGCCGGGTCCGCGCCCGCCGCAACGTCACCGCCAAGATCCCGCCGGGCGTCGGTGACGGCATGCGCATCCGCCTCTCCGGCCAGGGCGAGGTCGGCCCCGGCGGCGGCCCCGCGGGCGACCTGTACGTCGAGATCGACGAGGCACCCCACGAGGTGTTCGTCCGGCAGGGCAACGACCTGCACTGCAACTTCCGCATCCCGATGACCACCGCCGCCCTCGGCGCCACGGTGCCCATCGAGACGCTCATCGACGGGGACTACGAACTCGACATCGAGCCCGGCACCCAGCCCGCCACCGAACTCGTGCTCACCGCCAAGGGCATGCCGCGGCTGCGGTCCTCCGGCCGCGTCGACGGCCGCGGCGACCTGCACGTCCACATCGACGTCGTCGTGCCGACCAAACTCGACGACGCCCAGCGCGACCTCCTCGTCGAACTCGCCCAGCAGCGAGGCGAGGACGTGCCTTCGCTCGCCTCGAACGGCTCCAAGCCCGGCGGGCTGTTCTCCAAGCTGCGCACCAAGAACCACCGGTAA
- the hrcA gene encoding heat-inducible transcriptional repressor HrcA, with protein MANAEERRFEVLRAIVADYVSNQEPVGSKAIVDRHNLGVSSATVRNDMAALEEEGYITQPHTSAGRIPTDKGYRLFVDRIAEVKPLSAAERRAITAFLDSGTDVDDVLRRSVRLLAQLTRQVAVIQYPMMTNSTVRHLEVVPLTPARLMLVLITDSGRVDQRTVDLGDVITEENVARLRTVLNGALAGRRLADAAASVAELPEKSPGELRDSLTRVCTVLVESLVEHPEERLVLGGTANLTRNVSDFPGSLRQVLEALEEQVIVLKLLAAARNPGAISVRIGEENEDEQMRSTSVVSIGYGMDDMLLGGMGVVGPTRMDYPNTIAAVRAVANYVGQILAGR; from the coding sequence GTGGCCAACGCCGAAGAACGCCGATTCGAAGTGCTGCGCGCGATCGTCGCCGATTACGTCTCCAACCAGGAGCCCGTCGGGTCCAAGGCGATCGTCGACAGACACAACCTCGGGGTGTCCAGCGCAACGGTGCGCAACGACATGGCGGCGCTCGAAGAAGAGGGCTACATCACACAGCCCCACACCAGCGCGGGCCGGATCCCCACCGACAAGGGATACCGCCTGTTCGTCGACCGGATCGCCGAGGTCAAACCGCTCAGCGCGGCCGAACGCCGGGCCATCACGGCCTTCCTCGACAGCGGCACCGACGTCGACGACGTCCTGCGCCGCTCAGTCCGGCTGCTCGCGCAGCTGACCAGGCAGGTCGCGGTCATCCAGTACCCGATGATGACCAACTCCACCGTCCGCCACCTCGAAGTGGTGCCGCTCACCCCCGCGCGGCTGATGCTGGTGCTGATCACCGATTCGGGCCGCGTCGACCAGCGCACCGTCGACCTCGGGGACGTCATCACCGAGGAGAACGTCGCCAGGCTGCGCACGGTGCTCAACGGGGCACTGGCGGGCCGTCGTCTCGCCGACGCCGCGGCGTCGGTCGCCGAACTGCCCGAGAAGTCGCCGGGCGAACTGCGCGACAGCCTCACCCGCGTCTGTACCGTGCTGGTGGAATCGCTGGTCGAGCACCCCGAAGAGCGGCTGGTGCTCGGTGGCACGGCCAACCTCACCCGCAACGTCTCGGACTTCCCCGGATCGCTGCGGCAGGTGCTGGAGGCGCTCGAGGAGCAGGTCATCGTGCTCAAGCTGCTGGCGGCCGCCCGCAACCCCGGTGCGATCAGCGTGCGCATCGGTGAGGAAAATGAGGACGAGCAGATGCGCAGCACCTCGGTGGTGTCCATCGGCTACGGGATGGACGACATGCTGCTGGGCGGGATGGGCGTCGTCGGGCCGACCAGGATGGACTACCCGAACACCATCGCCGCGGTGCGCGCGGTGGCGAACTACGTGGGGCAGATCCTCGCCGGTCGCTGA
- a CDS encoding DUF1707 SHOCT-like domain-containing protein, whose protein sequence is MSEPKRSAMRVADSDRESVAQLLYEAMGAGRITAGELETRLDAVYAAKTFAEFEPVVADLSPGGTLALSPAGDDGQGGRRSFAVMSATTRRFDGPLPSNHVSRAFWGSVRLDLRHARITAGPCTIRAVAVMGGVKIVVPEDFAVDVRGIGLMGGFGTGRRTGRRRPSTGAAVLRVTGFAWWGSVKVIRKPLESRRRSGRGRG, encoded by the coding sequence ATGTCGGAACCGAAGCGGTCGGCGATGCGGGTGGCCGATTCCGATCGCGAAAGCGTCGCGCAACTGCTGTACGAAGCCATGGGCGCGGGACGGATCACCGCCGGTGAACTGGAAACGAGACTGGACGCCGTCTACGCGGCGAAGACCTTCGCGGAATTCGAACCCGTCGTCGCGGATCTGTCCCCCGGAGGCACGCTCGCCCTGTCTCCCGCCGGAGACGACGGGCAAGGCGGACGGCGCTCGTTCGCCGTCATGTCCGCCACCACGCGGCGGTTCGACGGACCGCTGCCGTCGAACCATGTCAGCCGCGCGTTCTGGGGAAGTGTGCGCCTCGACCTGCGGCATGCCCGGATCACCGCCGGACCTTGCACCATCAGGGCGGTGGCGGTCATGGGCGGCGTCAAGATCGTGGTTCCCGAGGACTTCGCCGTCGACGTCCGGGGAATCGGACTGATGGGCGGATTCGGCACCGGTCGCAGGACGGGGCGACGGCGGCCGTCGACGGGCGCGGCGGTTCTCCGGGTCACCGGTTTCGCCTGGTGGGGGTCGGTGAAAGTGATTCGGAAGCCGCTGGAGTCGCGGCGGCGATCCGGTCGCGGGCGTGGCTGA